The following are encoded together in the Chloroflexota bacterium genome:
- a CDS encoding 4-hydroxyphenylacetate 3-hydroxylase family protein, translating to MGMIRGDDYREGLRRVKPEIYYMGEKIDSVADHPAFVPHINAAALTYDMAWAPEFEELLTTKSHLTGEKINLFTHVHHSTHDLVQKVKALRALGQQTGSCFARCVGHDALNAIYSVTYDMDKKNGTEYHKRFVNLLKEVQKEDRFISGAMTDPKGDRSLSPSQQADPDQYVHVVDRKKDGIVVRGAKAHITGAVNALGHLVMPTTSMKEADADYAVCFYVPVDAPGLVHIFGRQTNDDRKCSGCLMDQGNPEYGIVGGEALVVFDDVFVPWEQVFMCGEYDFAFELVERFATAHRQNYGGCKVGLADVLTGATYALAEVQGTANASHIRDKLVEMVHLAETLYCCSIACSCQGYALPAGNFMADPLLANVTKLNVTRNVYEIARLAQDMAGGLLATMPSELDWSNTRVGKYVDKYLKGTTDVPAETRMRLLRLIEGMTCGTALAESMHGAGSPQAQRIMLMRRANWERKKRLAQKLAKIGEQPKLV from the coding sequence ATGGGTATGATACGTGGTGATGATTACCGGGAAGGTCTGCGCCGGGTAAAGCCGGAAATTTACTATATGGGGGAGAAAATCGATAGCGTGGCGGACCACCCTGCCTTTGTCCCCCATATCAACGCCGCCGCCCTGACCTATGATATGGCGTGGGCACCCGAATTTGAAGAATTGCTGACCACCAAATCCCACCTTACGGGAGAGAAGATAAACCTTTTCACCCATGTGCACCACAGCACCCACGACCTGGTGCAGAAAGTGAAAGCCCTCCGTGCACTGGGGCAGCAGACGGGAAGTTGCTTTGCGCGCTGTGTCGGTCACGATGCGCTGAACGCCATCTACTCGGTAACCTATGATATGGATAAGAAGAATGGCACCGAGTACCATAAGCGGTTTGTCAATCTCCTCAAGGAGGTCCAGAAAGAGGACCGCTTCATCTCCGGGGCCATGACCGACCCGAAAGGCGACCGCAGTCTTTCCCCCAGCCAGCAGGCTGACCCCGACCAGTATGTCCACGTTGTGGACAGGAAGAAGGACGGCATTGTGGTCAGAGGGGCCAAGGCACATATTACCGGCGCCGTCAACGCCCTCGGCCATCTGGTCATGCCGACCACGTCAATGAAGGAGGCGGACGCCGATTACGCCGTGTGTTTTTATGTGCCGGTTGATGCCCCCGGACTGGTCCATATATTCGGTCGGCAGACCAACGACGACCGAAAATGCAGCGGTTGCCTGATGGACCAGGGCAATCCGGAATACGGCATTGTCGGTGGGGAGGCACTGGTGGTCTTTGACGATGTCTTTGTTCCCTGGGAACAGGTATTTATGTGTGGCGAGTACGATTTCGCCTTTGAACTTGTGGAGCGCTTTGCCACCGCCCACCGACAGAACTACGGCGGCTGCAAGGTCGGCCTGGCCGATGTTCTCACCGGTGCTACGTACGCACTGGCCGAGGTACAGGGTACGGCCAATGCCTCGCACATAAGAGACAAGCTGGTGGAGATGGTTCACCTTGCGGAGACGCTCTACTGCTGCTCCATCGCCTGCTCCTGTCAGGGATATGCGCTGCCGGCGGGCAATTTCATGGCCGACCCACTTCTGGCCAACGTCACCAAACTCAATGTCACCCGAAATGTTTATGAGATTGCCAGACTCGCCCAGGATATGGCTGGCGGTTTGCTGGCGACAATGCCCTCGGAACTGGACTGGAGCAACACCCGAGTCGGTAAATATGTGGATAAATACTTAAAGGGTACAACCGATGTGCCTGCCGAGACCAGAATGCGTCTTCTGAGGCTGATTGAGGGGATGACCTGCGGTACCGCTCTCGCCGAATCGATGCACGGTGCTGGTTCACCGCAGGCACAAAGGATTATGCTTATGCGACGCGCAAACTGGGAACGCAAGAAGCGGCTGGCCCAGAAGCTAGCCAAGATCGGGGAGCAACCAAAACTGGTGTGA
- a CDS encoding CinA family protein, with the protein MTILEREIGDILRQRGMTLGAIESATGGLISHRITNVPGSSDYYKGSVTAYSNEAKAEVVGVKRETIEGYGAVSAQVAEEMAEGGKKLLAVDICIADTGIAGPGGATLGKAVGLFYLGLAHGRKTYNRQHNFAGNREQNKQDAAEAALMWLKEYLLSLK; encoded by the coding sequence ATGACTATTCTTGAACGAGAAATCGGCGATATACTACGTCAAAGAGGCATGACGCTGGGGGCAATTGAGTCGGCCACTGGCGGGCTTATTTCCCACCGCATAACCAATGTCCCGGGCAGCTCTGATTATTACAAGGGCTCGGTAACCGCCTACAGTAACGAAGCGAAAGCCGAAGTGGTCGGGGTGAAGCGGGAGACCATAGAGGGGTATGGCGCGGTGAGCGCCCAGGTAGCTGAGGAGATGGCGGAGGGGGGCAAGAAGCTGCTGGCGGTGGACATATGCATTGCGGACACGGGTATTGCCGGCCCGGGCGGAGCTACCCTGGGCAAGGCAGTGGGTCTATTTTATCTAGGTCTGGCTCATGGGAGGAAGACTTACAATAGACAGCACAATTTCGCGGGAAACCGAGAACAGAACAAACAGGATGCCGCGGAAGCTGCCTTGATGTGGCTGAAAGAATACCTGTTAAGTCTTAAATAG